The Pyxidicoccus sp. MSG2 DNA segment GGGGGCTCCTCTTCTTCGTCACCAGCACTCCGGAGGACGGTGACGAGCTGTGGCGCAGTGACGGCACCCCCGGCGGCACCTACCGCGTCTCCGACCTTGCCCCCGGCCCGGCCAGCTCCAACCCGAGAGAGCTGACCGCGCTGGGAAACCTCCTCTACTTCTCCGCCTGGTCTCCCCAGTACGGCGACGAGCTGTGGCGCAGCGACGGCACCCCCGGCGGCACCGTGCTCGTGAAGGACATCACCCCCGGGCCGGAGGGCTCCGCGCTCGCATCCCTCCGCGCCCAGCAGGGCCGGCTCTACTTCTCCGCCCGCGAGCCCGGGAAGGGGCACGAGCCGTGGACGAGCCTCGGCAACCTTGCCAGCACCTCGCGCATCCGGGACATCGCGGGCGGGGCCCTCTCCTCGTCGGCGCGCGACTTCACGGCCAGTGGCTCGCGGCTGTTCTTCACGGCGAACCACCGCGACTCCGGCGCCGAGCTGTGGGCCATCGGCCTCTCGGATGACATCAGCCAGCTCCCCACGGACCTGCGCTTCGTCGGCGGCTCCGGCACGGACCGCGAGAGTGACGACACGTCGGCGGCACCGCAGTGGGACCCGGACGCTGCCCGCATGGTGCAGGACCTCCGCCCGGGCTCCCTACCGCCGTCCACCTCGTCGTGGACCTCCATGGGCGGAACCCTCTTCTTCGACTCGGACGACGGAAGCCTCGGCGCCGAGCCGTGGCGCACCGACGGCACCCCGGAAGGAACGTTCCTTCTCATGGACCTCCGCCCGGGTCCCGAGGGCTCGGCACCCTCGCAGTTCTTCGTGCTCGGCGCGCAGTCCTTCTTCTTCGCCGACGACGGCGTCGTGGGCCGCGAGCTGTGGCGCACCGATGGGACTCGCGCGGGCACCGTCCTCGTGAAGGACATCCACCCGGGCCCGGCGGGCAGCGCGGCCTTCGGCCTTCCCGTGGTGCTGGGTGGCCTCGCGTACTTCACCGCCACCGACGGCCTCCACGGCGAGGAGCTCTGGCGCACCGACGGTACCGCCGGGGGCACGGTCCTCGTGAAGGACCTCCGCCCGGGCCCGGCGAATGGCTCGAGCGGCAACCTGCTGGCCGTGGGAGACCGCCTGTTCTTCACCGGCTGCTTCGAGGACGAAGGCTGGGAGCCAGGCGTCAGCGACGGCACCGCCGAGGGCACCCGGCTCGTGAAGGACCTGGTACCGGGGCCAGACGGATCCTTCCCCCGGAGCCTCACCGCCCTGGGGACGCGCGTCGTCTTCGCGGCCGGGGACCTGGAGCACGGCAACGAGCCCTGGGTCAGCGATGGCACCGAGGCCGGCACCGTGCTGCTGCGCGACATCCACGCCGGCCAGGGCAGCTCCGTCCCGGACGGCTTCACCGTCGTGGGCAGCCGCGTCTTCTTCGCGGCCTCGGACCCGGTGAGTGGCCGCGAGCCGTGGCTCAGTGACGGTACCTGCGACGGCACGGTGCTCGTGGCGGACGTCTGGCCCGGGCCAGAAGGCTCGTACCCCGGCTGGTTCGGAGCCCTGGGGAACACCGTCCTCTTCAGCGCTGACGACGGGGTGCATGGCCAGGAGCCGTGGCGCTCGGATGGGACGGAGGACGGCACGGCCCTGGTGCGGGACATCTACCCGGGCCCGGGACACTCGGAGCCCCGGTGGATGACGGACTCCGGTGGCTCGGCCCTGCTGCACGCAGACGACGGTGAGCACGGCGCGGAGCTGTGGCGGACCGACGGCACGTGGGCCGGGACGCAATTGCGGCAGGAGCTGGCACCGGGACGGCTCGGCTCGCTGCCCTACTTCTTCACGCGCGCCGGCCCCCACGTCTTCTTCCTCGCTGATGACGGCGCGCACGGCATCGAGTGGTGGGTCCTCGACGAGCCCGAAGGCGGCGGATGACGATGAATCCTCGGGAATAGACCCGAGCCCCAACCGTTATGCGGGGTTCAACCCCAGTTTCAGCCAACGGAGCCTGGAGCCATGAACCCCGAGCAGTCCCTCATCGTGACCGAGACCGACCTGGAGCGCCTGCGCCACATCATCGACCACCATGGAGGCGGCCGGACGGCCGAGCTCGCGGAGCTGCTCGACCTGGAGCTGTCCCGGGCCCGCGTGGTGGCCTCGGAGGCAGTGCCGGCCGACGTGGTGACGATGAACAGCACCGTCGTCTTCGAGGACGAGCAGACGGGCGAGCGACGGCAGGTGACGCTCGTCTACCCGCGCGACGCGCGCAGTGACGACGGCCGCATCTCCGTCCTCGCGCCCGTCGGCAGCGCGCTCATCGGCCTCTCGGTGGGTCAGTCCATCTCGTGGCCCATGCCGGGCGGCCGCACGAAGCGCCTGCGCGTCGTCGCGGTGCCCTACCAGCCCGAGGCCGCGGGGCACTACCACCTCTGACGGGCCGCGGAGCATGGCCCTCTCCCCCACGGACCAGAAGCTGTTCGAGGAGCAGCGGAGCATCCGCAGGCGCAATCGCGTCCGGACGCGCACGCTCGTCTCCCTCGTC contains these protein-coding regions:
- the rnk gene encoding nucleoside diphosphate kinase regulator, whose product is MNPEQSLIVTETDLERLRHIIDHHGGGRTAELAELLDLELSRARVVASEAVPADVVTMNSTVVFEDEQTGERRQVTLVYPRDARSDDGRISVLAPVGSALIGLSVGQSISWPMPGGRTKRLRVVAVPYQPEAAGHYHL
- a CDS encoding ELWxxDGT repeat protein, with product MDDIAGGRLSGAPYALTDVAGTLLFGATDLSRGTELWKSNGTDSGTFLVKDIRPGPLGSDPHDLTAVGGTLFFIANDGEHGDELWRSNGKPTGTSLVTDLRPGSASAGLRDLTVLGHFLYFVANDGVSGVELWRTDGTSAGTRLVKDLSPGGSGSYPSQLTVSAGRIYFFVDRTLWKSDGTPEGTLPVRQLEAAPGVIVRTQGLTSVAGQLFFFVQLDGNDDDGTPLTAPPLSLWKSNGTASGTVRLADIGSPRLDGDPRPTSARGLLFFVTSTPEDGDELWRSDGTPGGTYRVSDLAPGPASSNPRELTALGNLLYFSAWSPQYGDELWRSDGTPGGTVLVKDITPGPEGSALASLRAQQGRLYFSAREPGKGHEPWTSLGNLASTSRIRDIAGGALSSSARDFTASGSRLFFTANHRDSGAELWAIGLSDDISQLPTDLRFVGGSGTDRESDDTSAAPQWDPDAARMVQDLRPGSLPPSTSSWTSMGGTLFFDSDDGSLGAEPWRTDGTPEGTFLLMDLRPGPEGSAPSQFFVLGAQSFFFADDGVVGRELWRTDGTRAGTVLVKDIHPGPAGSAAFGLPVVLGGLAYFTATDGLHGEELWRTDGTAGGTVLVKDLRPGPANGSSGNLLAVGDRLFFTGCFEDEGWEPGVSDGTAEGTRLVKDLVPGPDGSFPRSLTALGTRVVFAAGDLEHGNEPWVSDGTEAGTVLLRDIHAGQGSSVPDGFTVVGSRVFFAASDPVSGREPWLSDGTCDGTVLVADVWPGPEGSYPGWFGALGNTVLFSADDGVHGQEPWRSDGTEDGTALVRDIYPGPGHSEPRWMTDSGGSALLHADDGEHGAELWRTDGTWAGTQLRQELAPGRLGSLPYFFTRAGPHVFFLADDGAHGIEWWVLDEPEGGG